The Parashewanella tropica genome window below encodes:
- the ftsL gene encoding cell division protein FtsL, whose translation MAKGPLSLPKIILQDLWNHKWVLLLMLFVILNAVAVVYYSYASRKLTSEWDGLLQQRDQLDVEWRNLLLEEQSQTEHSRIIRIATKKLHMKRPLPNEEVVVKLP comes from the coding sequence ATGGCTAAGGGACCGCTAAGTTTACCCAAAATCATTCTCCAAGATTTATGGAATCATAAATGGGTTTTACTCCTGATGCTGTTTGTGATTTTAAATGCCGTAGCTGTGGTTTATTACAGTTATGCCAGCCGCAAGCTGACCAGTGAATGGGACGGGCTTTTGCAGCAACGAGATCAACTGGACGTGGAGTGGCGGAACCTGCTACTAGAAGAGCAGTCGCAAACTGAGCATAGTCGCATAATCCGAATAGCGACCAAAAAATTACACATGAAAAGACCATTACCTAATGAAGAGGTGGTAGTAAAATTACCATGA